The Corvus hawaiiensis isolate bCorHaw1 chromosome 10, bCorHaw1.pri.cur, whole genome shotgun sequence genome includes a window with the following:
- the STRIT1 gene encoding sarcoplasmic/endoplasmic reticulum calcium ATPase regulator DWORF has translation MAEPAQAPLSRLVVPVLLALGWIVGCALMVYIVFS, from the exons ATGGCAGAACCAG CCCAGGCCCCGCTGTCCCGCCTGGTGGTCCCCGTGCTGCTGGCGCTCGGCTGGATCGTGGGCTGTGCCCTCATGGTCTACATTGTCTTCTCCTGA